A single genomic interval of Macadamia integrifolia cultivar HAES 741 chromosome 6, SCU_Mint_v3, whole genome shotgun sequence harbors:
- the LOC122081905 gene encoding GDSL esterase/lipase At3g48460, with amino-acid sequence MESYFYIWFPSQVTLITTIITFFFCISSRKTSTTATPTFSRIYAFGDSYTDTGNTKSSTGPTMFQHVSNLPYGTTFFNKPTNRYSDGRLVIDFVTEALNLPYLPPFLDRADMNTSHGVNFAVAGSTAIEHDFFVRNNLSMDSTPESLQTELVWFDKFLEEKGCGEGSNTNSDCRELFDDTLFWVGEIGVNDYAYLIGSLVPTNTVQQLAIDSISSFLQDLLKKGAKYMVVQGLPSTGCLALSMSYSLFDDRDDIGCVGSVNLVTYMHNSQLQNKLQDLRKQFPQAVIAYADYSNAYREVMKNTRKYGFQEPFKACCGSGGGPYNLNILATCGSPDASRACSNPSQFINWDGVHLTEAMYRVVADMFLHGGYCHPSFSDLMSRKTLGS; translated from the exons ATGGAGAGCTACTTCTACATTTGGTTTCCTTCCCAAGTTACCCTTATAACCACCATTATCACCTTCTTCTTTTGCATCTCTAGTAGGAAAACTTCTACTACTGCAACTCCAACCTTCTCCAGGATCTATGCCTTTGGTGATTCCTACACAGATACAGGGAACACCAAATCATCCACAGGTCCAACTATGTTCCAACATGTCTCCAACCTTCCCTATGGAACCACATTCTTCAACAAACCCACCAATCGTTACTCCGATGGTCGTCTTGTGATCGATTTCGTTACTGAAGCTCTTAACTTACCATACTTACCGCCTTTTCTCGACCGAGCAGATATGAATACATCTCATGGTGTTAACTTTGCAGTGGCTGGCTCGACGGCCATTGAACATGATTTCTTTGTGAGGAACAATTTGTCTATGGATAGTACTCCTGAGTCATTACAGACTGAGCTTGTTTGGTTTGATAAGTTCTTGGAGGAAAAGGGATGTGGAGAAGGATCAAATACAAATAGTGATTGTAGAGAATTGTTTGATGATACTCTGTTTTGGGTTGGAGAGATTGGAGTAAACGATTATGCATATCTCATTGGATCGCTTGTTCCTACTAACACTGTGCAACAACTTGCCATTGACAGCATTTCTAGTTTTTTACAG GATTTACTGAAGAAGGGAGCCAAGTACATGGTGGTTCAAGGTCTACCGTCGACGGGATGCCTGGCGCTATCCATGTCATATTCTCTCTTCGATGACAGAGACGACATAGGCTGTGTGGGGAGTGTAAACCTGGTGACTTACATGCACAACTCCCAGCTTCAAAACAAGCTTCAGGATCTCAGGAAACAATTCCCTCAAGCTGTCATTGCATACGCCGATTACTCCAACGCTTATCGCGAGGTGATGAAGAACACTCGCAAGTATGGATTCCAGGAGCCCTTCAAGGCTTGCTGTGGCTCTGGTGGTGGACCTTATAACCTCAACATACTTGCCACATGTGGGTCACCAGATGCCTCAAGAGCTTGTTCAAACCCTAGTCAGTTCATCAACTGGGATGGAGTCCATCTCACAGAAGCCATGTACAGGGTGGTTGCTGATATGTTCCTCCATGGTGGATATTGTCATCCTTCATTCAGTGACTTGATGAGTAGAAAAACCCTTGGGAGCTGA